One window of Methanogenium organophilum genomic DNA carries:
- a CDS encoding class I SAM-dependent methyltransferase has protein sequence MKQEQWCVRVPVTEGEPTRRQLISDGILDISLRPARDGTDLLFPVTDPARATERWECVALPKAVPLPRHDLVGGIAIMQDDDPKEAEILLASRPSIHTVLYAETPVSGEYRTRKFRVLAGEQVTVTECTEYGMRLKVDLEAAYFSARLANERQRIVSLMEEGERVCDMFAGVGPFAVALAEKAAIVIAGDINPGAVLLMEENVRINHRHNVIPMLADALHLGDILAGDSFDRIIMNLPMSPVPFFATAVRLVRPGGTIHLYAMQEREGEYREMIEKYPCTIAEERQVRSYSPTQHHAVYDITRTG, from the coding sequence GTGAAACAGGAACAATGGTGCGTCCGCGTGCCGGTAACAGAGGGGGAACCCACACGGCGGCAACTGATCAGTGACGGAATCCTCGATATCTCACTCAGACCCGCCCGTGACGGGACAGATCTGCTCTTTCCGGTGACAGATCCTGCCCGTGCAACTGAACGATGGGAGTGTGTTGCACTCCCGAAAGCAGTCCCCCTGCCCCGGCATGACCTGGTGGGCGGTATTGCTATCATGCAGGACGATGACCCGAAGGAAGCAGAGATTCTTTTAGCGTCCCGTCCGTCCATTCACACGGTGCTGTATGCAGAGACACCGGTATCAGGCGAATACCGGACACGGAAATTCCGGGTACTTGCAGGAGAGCAGGTAACCGTCACCGAATGCACAGAATACGGCATGCGCCTGAAAGTGGACCTCGAAGCCGCCTACTTCTCCGCACGCCTCGCAAACGAGCGGCAGCGGATTGTCTCCCTGATGGAAGAAGGCGAACGGGTCTGCGACATGTTTGCCGGTGTCGGGCCGTTTGCCGTCGCTCTTGCAGAGAAGGCAGCGATCGTCATCGCAGGCGACATCAACCCCGGCGCAGTCCTGCTGATGGAGGAAAACGTCAGAATAAATCACCGCCATAACGTCATCCCCATGCTCGCGGATGCCCTGCATCTGGGAGATATTCTCGCTGGGGATTCGTTTGACCGTATCATCATGAACCTCCCGATGAGCCCGGTGCCCTTCTTTGCAACGGCTGTCCGTCTTGTGCGTCCCGGTGGCACCATCCATCTCTATGCGATGCAGGAAAGAGAGGGGGAGTACCGGGAGATGATTGAAAAATATCCCTGCACCATCGCAGAAGAACGTCAGGTCCGGTCATACTCACCCACTCAGCACCATGCAGTCTATGACATAACACGGACCGGGTGA
- the hmgA gene encoding hydroxymethylglutaryl-CoA reductase (NADPH), translated as MDDYMQRIRDGSLKLYALEAELPPDEAISVRRSFIEEETGVSLDILGEYAITTERVTKRNCENMIGAVQVPVGVAGPLRVMGEYADGTYYLPLATTEGALIASVNRGCSAITKAGGAEVRIQRDGMTRAPVFACDSVPHAIEAARWVEEHFSLLADAAAATTSHGRMERITTHIAGTSLYVRFEFFTGDAMGMNMVTIGSEKAAEIIQRETGARLIALSGNLCTDKKPSAANVVMGRGKTVAAGIFLSDAMVKDILKTDAASLAEVNTRKNLVGSARAVSLGFNAHAANVIAAVFLACGQDPAHVVEGSNAITTVDPVEGGVYVAVTLPSLQVGTVGGGSAIETQQTCLQMLGVAGGGEPAGSNAKAFAEIIAAGVLAGELSLLGALAAGHLARAHKKLGRG; from the coding sequence ATGGATGATTATATGCAGCGGATACGGGACGGTTCACTGAAACTGTACGCCCTTGAAGCAGAACTTCCTCCTGATGAGGCAATATCCGTCCGCCGTTCGTTCATCGAAGAAGAAACCGGAGTTTCTCTGGATATCCTTGGTGAGTATGCAATCACAACAGAGCGCGTCACAAAGCGCAACTGTGAAAATATGATTGGAGCAGTGCAGGTTCCGGTCGGTGTGGCAGGCCCCCTGCGGGTGATGGGTGAGTACGCGGACGGAACATATTATCTGCCGCTCGCGACCACCGAGGGGGCACTTATTGCGTCGGTGAACCGCGGGTGCAGTGCCATCACAAAGGCGGGCGGTGCCGAGGTACGCATCCAGCGCGACGGGATGACGCGGGCACCGGTATTTGCCTGTGACAGTGTGCCGCACGCGATTGAAGCGGCACGCTGGGTGGAGGAGCATTTCTCTCTCCTTGCTGATGCGGCGGCGGCTACCACATCACATGGCCGTATGGAGCGTATCACCACCCATATCGCCGGCACCAGCCTGTATGTGCGCTTTGAGTTCTTCACCGGGGATGCGATGGGCATGAACATGGTCACCATCGGCAGCGAGAAGGCCGCTGAAATCATTCAGAGAGAGACCGGTGCCCGCCTGATTGCGCTCTCCGGCAACCTCTGCACCGACAAGAAGCCCTCCGCAGCAAATGTGGTGATGGGCCGGGGGAAGACGGTCGCAGCAGGTATCTTCCTCTCCGATGCGATGGTGAAGGATATATTAAAGACCGATGCGGCTTCACTTGCCGAGGTCAACACACGGAAGAATCTGGTGGGCTCAGCCCGTGCGGTTTCCCTGGGGTTCAACGCCCACGCAGCAAATGTCATTGCCGCAGTCTTCCTCGCCTGCGGACAGGACCCGGCGCATGTGGTTGAGGGTAGCAACGCAATTACCACCGTTGACCCGGTGGAAGGCGGCGTCTATGTCGCAGTGACACTTCCCTCACTTCAGGTGGGAACGGTAGGTGGCGGTTCGGCAATTGAGACCCAGCAGACATGCCTGCAGATGCTTGGTGTCGCAGGCGGGGGAGAGCCGGCAGGGTCCAATGCCAAAGCCTTTGCAGAGATTATCGCGGCAGGCGTGCTTGCAGGGGAACTATCGCTTCTGGGCGCCCTTGCGGCGGGCCACCTGGCACGGGCGCACAAAAAGCTTGGCCGGGGATAA
- the rimI gene encoding ribosomal protein S18-alanine N-acetyltransferase, translating to MQNTDIHIRRARQADLQDICAIEHELFPDPWDESAFQDALYLFPGLFFVAERGNEVIGFVCAGMEDTGDAVYGHIMNIAIKPSSQRQGAGGKLLQRIEFECMILGAEAMQLEVRVSNHDAQRFYQRYGYAQVFMVDSYYSNGEDGVLMMRWFT from the coding sequence ATGCAGAATACTGACATCCATATTCGCCGGGCCCGGCAGGCTGACCTGCAGGACATCTGTGCAATCGAACACGAACTGTTTCCGGATCCATGGGATGAATCTGCATTCCAGGATGCACTATACCTATTCCCCGGTCTCTTTTTCGTCGCTGAGAGAGGTAACGAAGTCATTGGCTTTGTATGCGCCGGAATGGAAGATACCGGAGATGCTGTTTATGGCCACATCATGAATATTGCGATTAAACCATCCTCCCAGAGACAGGGGGCCGGCGGCAAACTCCTGCAGCGCATCGAATTTGAATGCATGATCCTTGGCGCAGAGGCAATGCAGCTTGAAGTGCGTGTTTCAAACCACGATGCACAGCGCTTTTATCAGAGATACGGATATGCACAGGTCTTCATGGTCGACAGCTACTACAGCAACGGCGAAGATGGCGTCCTGATGATGCGCTGGTTTACGTAA
- a CDS encoding DUF1015 domain-containing protein, whose product MVQIFSFRAFRPPAEEAQQIASVPYDVVTTDESRAALAENPQSFLQVIRSEATLPADIDPAAPVVYETAAANLQKMIDEGLLMQDAEPGIYLYRVKQGGSIYTGFVANVSVDDYRDNKIKRHEHTRYDKEEDRTRHIDATNMHTGLVVLLYRDPGEIFPYVASLIPEGAPDGVAKSGGAVHEVFRIADPEAITTMQEMFAGVDAFYIADGHHRAKSSVNVADKRSEEGRLTPESERFMAVIFAENRVKIHGYSRLVRDLGDYTPESFMAELTKSFTVKPYGDIDDTVFCIPPLVEPASPVHVVHMYMGGVWYELSRPVDAGADRIASLDVSVIQKTVLEGMLGITDPRGDPRLQYLGGARPLSDLQNRVDSGEFTLAFSMQPVRVDDVLGIADDGGVMPPKSTWFEPKLLSGLVLHSLE is encoded by the coding sequence ATGGTCCAGATATTTAGTTTCCGGGCGTTTCGCCCTCCGGCAGAAGAGGCACAGCAGATTGCCTCTGTTCCGTATGATGTGGTAACCACCGATGAATCACGCGCAGCCCTTGCAGAGAATCCGCAGAGCTTTCTCCAGGTCATCCGTTCGGAAGCCACGCTTCCCGCAGACATTGACCCTGCGGCGCCGGTTGTTTATGAAACTGCCGCTGCAAATCTCCAAAAAATGATTGATGAAGGTCTTCTCATGCAGGATGCGGAACCGGGTATTTACCTCTACCGTGTCAAGCAGGGCGGCAGTATCTACACCGGGTTCGTGGCGAACGTCAGTGTGGACGATTATCGGGACAATAAGATAAAACGTCATGAGCATACCCGCTACGACAAAGAAGAGGACCGGACACGTCATATTGACGCAACCAATATGCACACCGGTCTTGTGGTGCTTCTCTACCGTGACCCCGGCGAGATATTCCCGTATGTCGCTTCTCTTATTCCGGAGGGTGCACCTGATGGTGTCGCAAAGAGTGGTGGTGCGGTTCATGAAGTATTCCGCATCGCTGATCCCGAGGCGATCACTACCATGCAGGAGATGTTTGCAGGCGTTGATGCCTTCTACATCGCAGATGGACACCACCGCGCGAAATCGTCGGTCAATGTAGCAGACAAACGCAGTGAGGAAGGGCGGCTTACTCCCGAATCCGAACGGTTTATGGCGGTCATCTTTGCAGAGAACCGGGTGAAGATTCACGGCTACAGCAGACTGGTGCGGGATCTGGGGGATTATACCCCTGAGAGCTTCATGGCAGAGCTTACAAAGTCCTTTACGGTGAAGCCATACGGTGATATTGACGATACCGTCTTCTGTATCCCGCCGCTTGTCGAGCCGGCGTCGCCGGTGCATGTGGTGCACATGTACATGGGTGGTGTCTGGTATGAGCTCTCCCGCCCGGTGGATGCCGGAGCAGATCGCATTGCCTCACTGGATGTTTCCGTCATCCAGAAGACCGTCCTCGAAGGGATGCTGGGCATAACTGACCCCCGTGGTGACCCGCGCCTGCAGTATCTGGGCGGTGCCCGGCCGCTCTCGGACCTGCAGAATCGTGTGGACTCGGGTGAATTTACCCTTGCATTCTCTATGCAGCCTGTTCGTGTGGATGATGTGCTGGGAATTGCAGACGATGGAGGGGTGATGCCGCCGAAGTCGACATGGTTTGAACCAAAACTTCTCAGCGGTCTCGTGCTTCATTCACTCGAATAA
- a CDS encoding DUF7287 family protein yields the protein MDVIRRIADEDAILSIDFLAGFTIFILALIMVISLVPGVLAGIQSENIDYDAVAYRTSVILVEDPGAPDNPSWGLMSPYDMQHKDEIQRLGLAVSKETPNILSREKVDKFFNLDPDSDFVFYAEDYRDKVIFGDFTYLYNISLATGGDVYYAGGGDPVPTFQYGYMRRLVKVKEPSAADICFNNYSQYTGDLAASENSTSEEFVVHIPYGTLINRTVNPAYRIDPQSEQLSVTLENMWSHLNETDIEWMNFEDMGLYIGGSSDPIPGLYPWANSTYSLTLNGNPRRATGVSSAVDNSSVITLELYPPLPFSKDITTDLNVNFNFSYKFKDSNVTHQYLSGMHQYDYTANVTQPDLVDGVMEVAIW from the coding sequence GTGGATGTAATAAGACGAATAGCAGATGAGGATGCGATCCTCTCGATTGATTTTCTGGCAGGGTTTACGATCTTTATTCTAGCACTTATTATGGTCATATCGCTTGTTCCGGGGGTTCTTGCAGGGATTCAGAGTGAGAATATCGACTATGATGCAGTTGCCTACCGGACATCAGTGATCCTGGTGGAAGATCCGGGAGCACCGGATAATCCGTCATGGGGTCTGATGTCTCCCTATGATATGCAACACAAAGATGAGATCCAGCGCCTTGGTCTTGCGGTGTCCAAGGAAACTCCCAATATTCTCTCCCGGGAAAAAGTAGACAAATTCTTTAATCTCGATCCTGATTCGGATTTTGTCTTTTATGCAGAGGATTATCGTGATAAGGTCATCTTTGGTGACTTCACGTATCTCTATAATATCTCCCTTGCGACCGGGGGTGATGTATACTACGCAGGTGGCGGAGATCCGGTGCCTACCTTCCAGTACGGGTACATGCGGCGTCTTGTCAAGGTGAAGGAACCTTCTGCAGCGGATATTTGTTTCAATAACTATTCCCAGTATACGGGGGACCTCGCGGCGAGCGAAAACAGCACTTCTGAGGAATTTGTGGTGCATATCCCGTACGGTACCCTTATCAACCGAACGGTGAATCCTGCATACCGCATTGACCCTCAGTCTGAGCAGCTCTCAGTCACTCTGGAAAATATGTGGTCTCACCTGAATGAAACAGACATAGAATGGATGAATTTTGAGGATATGGGACTTTATATTGGTGGAAGCAGTGATCCCATTCCGGGTTTATATCCATGGGCAAATAGCACCTATTCGCTAACGTTAAATGGGAATCCACGTCGTGCAACAGGAGTATCATCTGCAGTCGACAACAGTTCGGTGATTACACTGGAGCTCTATCCGCCACTCCCGTTCTCGAAAGATATCACCACAGATCTAAATGTAAACTTCAATTTCTCCTATAAGTTCAAAGACAGCAACGTGACGCACCAGTATCTGAGCGGCATGCACCAGTATGACTATACTGCAAATGTGACACAACCTGATCTTGTTGACGGTGTGATGGAGGTTGCGATATGGTGA
- a CDS encoding DUF7288 family protein: MVMNDEGQLYTIEGITAGVIMLVTAFTIFNTGIVYTPGDAHITDMQIQQLGYDALQMMDTPADSSPLSVSPLASMVLNKHKGMSDTEFNSAFSEYLKAETGTTDIVNSLEFNATVYNRVKGNTVNPEDDYIHSYHFSNSAQYEESQLTREPAISVTRYVWLPSSPGGYGADEYDGGEQLVLLEVLIWRR; encoded by the coding sequence ATGGTGATGAATGACGAGGGGCAGCTCTACACGATTGAAGGCATCACCGCAGGGGTGATCATGCTTGTGACAGCGTTTACCATATTCAATACCGGGATTGTCTACACACCGGGGGATGCACATATCACGGATATGCAGATCCAGCAGCTGGGATATGACGCCCTGCAGATGATGGATACGCCGGCGGATTCATCTCCGCTTTCAGTAAGTCCGCTTGCATCGATGGTTTTGAATAAACATAAAGGGATGTCCGATACCGAATTTAACAGTGCATTTTCTGAATATCTGAAAGCAGAAACGGGCACAACCGATATTGTTAACAGTCTTGAATTTAATGCAACGGTCTACAACAGGGTGAAAGGAAATACCGTGAATCCTGAGGATGATTATATCCATTCCTATCACTTCAGCAACTCTGCTCAGTATGAAGAAAGCCAGTTGACCCGCGAACCTGCCATCAGTGTCACCAGATATGTATGGTTACCTTCCAGTCCGGGTGGATATGGGGCGGATGAATACGACGGCGGTGAACAATTGGTTCTTCTGGAGGTGCTCATATGGAGACGCTGA
- a CDS encoding DUF7289 family protein, whose protein sequence is MKIKIIEDESGVSEAIGFILVFTIVILGISIVTLYGYPALADARISSDEKIMEQNMIVLQNDIKILTRSNVPYRDTTIGVSGGSIFVTNSSQANAEGGEHFNITYYVDDTFTNITTYYPGSMEFVSDEGTAVISVANGAVVKRQQDLGGSVMVSDPRWFYDETEGTLVIFMTSLNSTQPMALGGIGTIQMAMLTPPVIHDYSYSIQRPVIIEYFPDPDDDYSRAWETYFTGPYIVASGFTPVPPNAYRLDVDRLVIKEYTVDILGI, encoded by the coding sequence ATGAAGATAAAAATAATAGAAGATGAATCAGGGGTATCTGAAGCCATTGGGTTTATTCTGGTATTTACGATTGTCATTCTCGGAATTTCAATTGTGACGCTGTATGGATACCCGGCGCTTGCGGATGCAAGAATCAGTTCGGATGAAAAGATTATGGAGCAGAATATGATCGTCCTGCAAAATGACATCAAGATTCTGACCAGAAGCAATGTGCCGTACCGTGATACAACCATCGGGGTCTCGGGTGGCAGTATATTTGTAACCAACTCGAGTCAGGCAAATGCTGAGGGTGGTGAGCATTTTAACATCACATACTATGTGGATGACACGTTTACCAATATCACGACGTACTACCCCGGATCGATGGAATTTGTCTCTGATGAAGGGACTGCGGTAATCTCAGTTGCCAATGGGGCGGTCGTCAAACGCCAGCAGGACCTGGGTGGTTCTGTCATGGTATCCGATCCCCGCTGGTTTTATGATGAGACTGAGGGGACGCTTGTCATCTTTATGACATCCCTGAACTCGACACAACCGATGGCTCTGGGCGGCATCGGGACTATCCAGATGGCGATGCTCACGCCTCCTGTGATCCATGACTATAGCTACAGTATACAACGCCCGGTAATTATTGAGTATTTCCCTGATCCCGATGATGATTATTCCCGTGCCTGGGAGACATATTTCACTGGCCCATACATTGTTGCGAGTGGTTTCACACCGGTTCCGCCAAATGCCTACAGGCTTGATGTTGACCGTTTAGTCATAAAAGAATATACCGTTGATATCCTGGGAATCTAA
- the eif1A gene encoding translation initiation factor eIF-1A, with translation MDDLFIRREHINIKGVSLLANQNRKKSGQAEPPAIVRVKLPNKRNREMFAEADLMLGANHIRVRCFDGVTRTGRIKGKIKKRVWIREGDVLIVVPWSFQDEKCDIIYRYTRPQREWLQRNKYL, from the coding sequence ATGGATGACCTTTTTATCAGAAGAGAGCATATAAATATAAAAGGAGTGAGTCTTCTGGCAAACCAAAACAGAAAAAAAAGCGGGCAGGCCGAACCACCTGCAATCGTACGGGTGAAACTGCCCAATAAAAGAAACCGGGAGATGTTTGCAGAAGCAGATCTCATGCTCGGTGCAAACCATATCAGGGTACGCTGCTTTGACGGGGTGACACGTACAGGCCGTATTAAAGGGAAGATCAAAAAGCGTGTCTGGATTCGCGAGGGGGATGTGTTAATCGTTGTACCGTGGTCATTCCAGGACGAAAAGTGCGACATCATCTATCGCTACACCCGGCCACAGCGTGAGTGGCTGCAGCGCAACAAATATCTCTGA
- a CDS encoding protein-L-isoaspartate(D-aspartate) O-methyltransferase: MGENIWYTAQRKQMVERQIGMRGVSDPLVLDAMRRVPRHLFVPENLQDDAYDDCPLPIGHGATISQPYIVGLMTALIEPKPGDRVLEVGAGSGYQAAILAEIGCKVTAVERIPELSDLAEENLKKADVKNVTIITGNGTALPEVEGPFDGIIITAAAPDVPPSLTALLADGGRMAIPVGDMDVQVLTCIHKKGDSLTVSHHGAVRFVPLIGNEGWSHS, translated from the coding sequence ATGGGAGAAAACATATGGTATACGGCCCAGCGCAAACAGATGGTTGAAAGACAGATAGGGATGCGGGGTGTTTCAGATCCCCTTGTGCTTGACGCCATGCGTCGGGTACCCCGTCACCTTTTTGTCCCTGAAAACCTTCAGGACGACGCGTATGACGACTGTCCACTTCCCATAGGACATGGGGCAACGATTTCCCAGCCATATATCGTGGGACTTATGACAGCGCTGATTGAACCAAAACCCGGAGACAGAGTTCTTGAAGTGGGGGCAGGATCCGGGTACCAGGCAGCAATACTCGCAGAGATCGGGTGCAAAGTCACCGCAGTGGAACGAATTCCCGAACTTTCAGATCTCGCAGAAGAAAATCTGAAAAAAGCAGATGTGAAGAATGTCACCATCATCACCGGGAACGGTACCGCACTGCCGGAAGTGGAAGGACCATTTGATGGGATAATCATCACTGCTGCAGCACCGGATGTTCCCCCCTCACTGACAGCTCTTTTGGCTGATGGCGGAAGAATGGCAATTCCTGTCGGAGACATGGATGTGCAGGTACTGACCTGTATCCACAAAAAGGGGGATTCGCTGACGGTCTCTCACCATGGTGCTGTCCGGTTTGTCCCCCTGATAGGTAATGAGGGGTGGAGCCATTCCTGA
- a CDS encoding pyridoxamine 5'-phosphate oxidase family protein, whose protein sequence is MNLEEKILQVMGGMHVGAVATIAGNKPAVRFMALRGYDDMSLVAGTMKSTRKVGELKAHPDAAISIWSGVEFSDPYVGISATAEVHEDRETKERYWNPVFEEYFGSIDNPDFILLVFVAKTIEYYTPPVMEPEIWNR, encoded by the coding sequence ATGAATCTTGAGGAGAAGATACTGCAGGTGATGGGGGGCATGCATGTCGGCGCCGTTGCTACCATCGCCGGGAACAAGCCTGCGGTGCGGTTCATGGCACTTCGCGGATATGATGACATGAGCCTTGTTGCCGGAACCATGAAGAGCACCCGCAAGGTCGGGGAGCTAAAGGCCCACCCGGACGCGGCCATCTCCATATGGTCTGGAGTGGAATTTTCCGACCCATATGTCGGAATATCTGCAACAGCAGAAGTGCATGAAGACCGGGAGACAAAAGAGCGCTACTGGAACCCGGTGTTTGAGGAATATTTCGGTTCCATCGACAATCCGGATTTCATTCTTCTGGTCTTTGTTGCAAAGACTATTGAGTATTATACTCCCCCTGTGATGGAACCGGAAATCTGGAACAGATGA